Proteins from a single region of Flavobacterium sp. YJ01:
- the arfB gene encoding alternative ribosome rescue aminoacyl-tRNA hydrolase ArfB, translated as MDLDKIISELNFKAVRSSGAGGQNVNKVSSKIVLNFDLNASQALSNDEKLLLQNNIAARLTSENILILNCDEDRSQLKNKEIVIKRFLEIIKKGLYVPKVRKATKIPKSVIKKRIKDKKNISDLKQSRRKPDF; from the coding sequence ATGGATTTAGATAAAATCATATCAGAATTAAACTTTAAAGCGGTTCGCAGTAGTGGAGCGGGTGGACAAAACGTGAACAAGGTTTCGTCTAAAATAGTTTTGAATTTTGATTTGAATGCTTCTCAAGCTTTGTCTAATGATGAAAAATTGCTTTTGCAAAATAATATTGCTGCACGTTTAACTTCTGAAAACATTTTGATTTTAAACTGCGACGAAGACCGAAGCCAACTCAAAAACAAAGAGATTGTTATCAAACGTTTTTTAGAAATCATCAAAAAAGGATTGTACGTTCCGAAAGTTAGAAAGGCTACAAAAATTCCAAAATCGGTAATCAAGAAAAGAATTAAAGATAAAAAGAATATTTCTGACCTTAAACAATCAAGAAGAAAACCCGATTTTTAG
- a CDS encoding DUF4301 family protein, producing the protein MEKDLRQQKTTIIKIALFGPESTGKTTLAKQLADYYETEWVPEFARDYLQEKWEENKHICVADDMMPIAYGQTALENKKLETANKYLFCDTNLMVTKVFSEMYYDFCDPLLNEAALKHEYDLFFLTDIDVPWEKDDIRDTPNGRETVFSVFKQTLIDTKKPFITLSGDKECRLKKAVSIINDLALAKENDFSSEDFVQIYNRGISFKTVLKQLESFKKGISKSNLIRPATINDGILSFSENEFQEKALIFDELKDKFKIKKFVPASGAATRMYKFLTAFLNDFDITKETINAYINRKNDKELAIFIVGMEKFPFFKEADKKLREVYPDFESLERDSKNYYFIKLLLSPDFFNSANKPKAVLPFHLYKTHIANPIEEHLNECVHYASSNNVSNLHFTVSEIHQDLFEKAVLEVKDKVEKPSGITINIGYSYQNKSTDSVTVDLNNKLVKDKNGNLIFRPGGHGALIENLNNLDSDLIFIKNIDNVIQNHIDEITLYKKALAGVLIEIQQKVFSRLDSIDRNLIKEDQLEDIILFLKEKLNIELNEDFNKFTFENKISKIKELLNRPIRVCGMVKNEGEPGGGPFWIVNDKGLTSLQIVETSQVDLQDKKQLGILAEATHFNPVDLVCGIKNYKNEKFDLLQYVDQKAGFIVEKSVEGNTVRSYELPGLWNGSMANWLTVFVAVPLITFNPVKTVNDLLKAAHQPQ; encoded by the coding sequence ATGGAGAAAGATCTTAGACAGCAAAAAACAACAATCATAAAAATTGCTTTATTTGGTCCTGAGAGTACAGGTAAAACTACATTAGCAAAACAGCTTGCAGATTACTATGAAACCGAATGGGTTCCTGAGTTTGCACGCGATTATCTACAAGAGAAATGGGAAGAAAATAAGCATATCTGTGTTGCAGATGATATGATGCCAATTGCTTATGGTCAAACCGCACTAGAAAATAAAAAGCTTGAAACCGCAAATAAATATTTGTTTTGCGATACCAATTTGATGGTAACCAAAGTTTTTTCTGAAATGTATTATGATTTCTGTGATCCACTTTTGAATGAAGCGGCATTAAAACATGAATACGATTTGTTCTTTTTGACGGATATTGATGTTCCGTGGGAGAAAGATGATATTCGAGATACTCCAAACGGAAGAGAAACCGTTTTTTCTGTTTTTAAACAAACTTTAATAGATACTAAAAAGCCTTTTATAACACTTTCTGGTGACAAAGAATGTCGTCTAAAGAAAGCAGTTTCAATTATAAATGATTTGGCTTTGGCTAAAGAAAATGATTTTTCGTCTGAAGATTTTGTACAGATTTATAATAGAGGAATTTCTTTTAAAACGGTTTTAAAACAGTTAGAAAGCTTTAAAAAGGGCATTTCGAAAAGTAATTTAATAAGACCAGCCACAATCAACGATGGAATTTTAAGCTTTTCTGAAAATGAATTTCAAGAAAAAGCATTGATTTTTGATGAACTAAAAGATAAATTTAAAATCAAAAAGTTTGTTCCTGCTTCTGGCGCGGCGACAAGAATGTACAAGTTTTTGACAGCTTTTCTGAATGATTTTGATATCACAAAAGAAACAATTAATGCTTACATCAACAGAAAAAATGATAAGGAACTTGCCATTTTTATTGTTGGAATGGAGAAGTTTCCTTTTTTTAAAGAAGCTGATAAAAAGCTAAGAGAAGTTTATCCTGATTTTGAGAGTTTAGAAAGAGATTCTAAAAACTACTATTTTATAAAACTTTTACTTTCTCCTGATTTTTTTAATTCTGCAAACAAGCCAAAAGCAGTTTTACCGTTTCATTTATATAAAACACATATTGCCAATCCGATTGAAGAACATTTGAATGAATGTGTGCATTATGCATCATCCAACAATGTGTCTAATTTACATTTTACCGTTTCAGAAATACATCAAGATTTGTTTGAAAAAGCAGTTCTTGAAGTTAAAGATAAAGTTGAAAAACCTTCAGGAATTACTATCAATATCGGATATTCATATCAAAATAAAAGTACAGATTCTGTCACAGTTGATTTAAATAATAAACTTGTAAAAGATAAAAACGGTAATTTAATTTTTAGACCTGGCGGACATGGGGCTTTAATTGAAAACTTGAATAATTTAGATTCAGATCTTATTTTTATTAAAAATATTGACAATGTAATTCAAAATCATATTGATGAAATTACCCTTTATAAAAAAGCTTTGGCTGGTGTTTTAATTGAAATACAACAAAAGGTCTTTTCACGTTTGGACTCTATAGATCGTAATCTAATTAAAGAAGATCAATTAGAAGATATTATTCTTTTTTTGAAAGAAAAGCTTAATATTGAATTGAATGAAGATTTCAATAAGTTTACCTTCGAGAATAAAATAAGCAAAATAAAAGAACTGTTAAATCGCCCAATTCGTGTTTGCGGAATGGTAAAAAATGAAGGTGAACCTGGAGGAGGGCCATTCTGGATTGTTAATGATAAGGGATTAACTTCGCTTCAAATTGTAGAAACTTCGCAAGTTGATTTGCAAGATAAAAAACAACTCGGAATTTTAGCAGAAGCAACACATTTTAATCCAGTAGACTTAGTTTGCGGAATAAAAAATTACAAAAACGAAAAGTTTGATTTGCTACAATATGTAGATCAGAAAGCTGGTTTTATTGTAGAGAAAAGTGTTGAAGGGAATACCGTAAGAAGTTACGAATTACCAGGTTTGTGGAACGGATCTATGGCAAATTGGTTAACAGTTTTTGTCGCAGTTCCTTTAATTACTTTTAATCCGGTAAAAACGGTAAACGATTTATTAAAAGCTGCTCATCAGCCACAATAA
- the pnuC gene encoding nicotinamide riboside transporter PnuC produces the protein MIDFFLDSYKNAPLWHIALEFLVFVFGILSVWFAKKENILVYPTGLIATVISVYLLYIAGYIGDMIINGYFSIMSIYGWYVWAKGGTVEDNLPITRTTFNEKIIGILLFIVTVFVVFGIYKYFDYEIRQDNYVDMISSGIFFAGMWYMARKKIENWTLWIIGDIIVVPLYAYRGLGMLSLQYLIFTILAISAYLEWRKILDSKKQQS, from the coding sequence ATGATAGATTTTTTTCTAGACAGTTATAAAAATGCACCACTATGGCATATTGCTTTAGAGTTTTTAGTATTTGTTTTTGGAATTTTGAGTGTTTGGTTTGCTAAAAAAGAAAATATCTTGGTTTATCCAACCGGATTAATCGCTACCGTAATTTCGGTATATCTTCTTTACATAGCAGGCTACATTGGAGATATGATTATAAATGGATATTTTTCAATAATGAGTATTTACGGTTGGTATGTTTGGGCAAAAGGAGGAACCGTTGAAGACAATCTTCCAATTACTCGTACAACTTTTAATGAAAAAATAATTGGAATCTTACTGTTTATTGTAACCGTTTTTGTAGTTTTCGGGATTTATAAATATTTTGATTACGAAATTCGTCAAGACAATTATGTTGACATGATTTCATCAGGAATATTTTTCGCAGGAATGTGGTATATGGCCAGAAAAAAAATAGAAAACTGGACACTTTGGATTATTGGTGATATTATTGTTGTACCTCTCTACGCTTATCGTGGTTTAGGGATGCTGTCACTTCAATATTTAATTTTTACAATTTTGGCTATTTCAGCTTATTTAGAATGGAGAAAGATCTTAGACAGCAAAAAACAACAATCATAA
- a CDS encoding geranylgeranylglyceryl/heptaprenylglyceryl phosphate synthase, translating to MQEQILTIRQQILEAKSSGQKLLAILLDPDKIELKNLDKLTEKINQSPATHIFVGGSIVQNNILEDLVLTLKQKTNLPVILFPGDPSQISPKADGILFLSLLSGRNPDYLIEYQVQAAPILKKTNLEVISTGYILIESGNETAVARVSKTKPLSRENLDLVLATAQAGELLGNQLIYLEAGSGAKQPVPLEMIELVAQNVRIPVIVGGGIVDLHGIQKAYAAGADLVVIGTAFENNSHFFEF from the coding sequence ATGCAAGAACAAATACTCACGATAAGACAACAAATTTTAGAGGCTAAAAGTAGCGGTCAGAAATTATTGGCGATACTTTTGGATCCTGATAAAATCGAACTGAAAAACTTAGATAAATTAACTGAAAAAATCAATCAGTCGCCTGCAACTCATATTTTTGTGGGAGGAAGTATTGTTCAGAATAATATTTTAGAAGATTTAGTTTTGACATTAAAACAAAAAACGAATCTTCCAGTAATTTTATTTCCAGGAGATCCGTCGCAAATTTCCCCAAAAGCAGACGGTATTTTGTTTTTGTCTTTATTATCTGGTAGAAATCCAGATTATTTAATAGAATATCAAGTTCAAGCGGCACCAATTCTAAAGAAAACCAATTTAGAAGTTATTTCAACAGGCTATATTTTGATAGAAAGCGGAAACGAAACAGCCGTTGCGCGTGTAAGTAAAACGAAACCTTTAAGCCGAGAAAATCTTGATTTGGTTCTTGCAACTGCTCAAGCTGGTGAATTATTAGGAAATCAATTGATTTATTTAGAAGCTGGAAGTGGTGCAAAACAGCCTGTTCCGTTAGAAATGATCGAATTAGTTGCTCAAAATGTCAGAATTCCTGTAATTGTTGGAGGAGGAATTGTAGATTTGCACGGAATTCAAAAAGCATACGCTGCTGGAGCAGATTTGGTTGTTATTGGAACTGCTTTCGAAAATAACAGTCATTTTTTTGAGTTTTAA
- a CDS encoding Crp/Fnr family transcriptional regulator: MITVELIEKYGAVKKIFDKNDFIFEEGNLPLNYYQIVSGEIKMSNYNDDGREFIQGIFYSGQSFGEPPLFLNQKYPANAIAVENVEILILPKENFMKLLEENPKVSIKIIENLAQRLYYKSVMAAEISTQDPEHRVLKLIDHGIAYFNFQKDQNGYLINFTRQQIGDLTGLRVETVIRAIKTLEKKGELKIINRKVYR; this comes from the coding sequence ATGATTACAGTCGAATTAATAGAAAAATATGGTGCGGTAAAAAAAATATTCGACAAAAATGATTTTATTTTTGAAGAAGGAAACCTGCCATTGAACTACTATCAAATTGTTTCAGGCGAAATCAAAATGAGCAATTATAATGATGATGGACGTGAATTTATTCAGGGAATATTTTACAGCGGACAATCTTTTGGCGAACCGCCTTTATTTCTAAACCAAAAATATCCTGCCAACGCCATTGCGGTAGAAAATGTCGAAATTCTTATTCTTCCAAAAGAAAACTTCATGAAGCTTTTAGAAGAAAACCCAAAAGTGAGCATTAAAATTATTGAAAATCTAGCACAACGATTGTACTACAAATCGGTTATGGCAGCAGAAATATCTACTCAAGATCCCGAACATCGCGTATTAAAACTAATTGATCACGGAATTGCGTATTTCAATTTTCAAAAAGATCAAAATGGCTATCTTATTAATTTTACTAGACAGCAAATTGGAGATTTAACAGGCTTACGCGTAGAAACAGTTATCAGAGCGATAAAAACACTCGAAAAAAAGGGCGAATTGAAGATTATTAATCGAAAAGTATACAGATAA
- a CDS encoding group III truncated hemoglobin, with protein MRKPIENRADVAFLVHQFYDKIRADNEIGFYFNEIITDWDAHLEKLTDFWETNLFGVRKYKGNPHAVHNEVDAHFDEKITANEFGIWLNHWFQTIEEYFEGENAETLKRRARKMSTFLFMSMFQHRQKESEI; from the coding sequence GTGAGAAAGCCAATAGAAAATAGAGCTGATGTAGCCTTTTTGGTTCATCAGTTTTACGATAAAATAAGAGCCGATAATGAAATCGGCTTTTATTTTAATGAAATAATTACTGATTGGGATGCGCATCTAGAAAAGCTAACTGATTTTTGGGAAACTAATCTATTTGGAGTTCGCAAATACAAAGGAAATCCGCATGCGGTACACAATGAAGTTGACGCACATTTTGACGAAAAAATAACGGCAAACGAGTTCGGAATCTGGTTAAATCATTGGTTTCAAACTATAGAAGAATATTTTGAAGGCGAAAATGCCGAAACTTTAAAACGCCGTGCTCGTAAAATGAGTACTTTTTTGTTTATGAGCATGTTTCAGCATCGACAAAAAGAAAGTGAGATTTAA
- a CDS encoding 4'-phosphopantetheinyl transferase superfamily protein, translated as MPLFQTIQFNETTKILIWEITESFEELLSSVTLKEKTQKRLDGMKSQMHQRAFLSVRMLIQEMGFTDKDLHYDEFGKPYFDCHNYISITHSYHFAAIIISHETVGIDMELQREKIQRIADKFTDFECSYLKPEFTEEYIKKLTVIWGAKEAIFKIRNEKGISFKDHIMVEDFSLNKPQTQASLHFDDLIKDFDVHYEEIKSDNFEGTFTLVYAFEK; from the coding sequence ATGCCTCTATTTCAGACCATACAGTTTAACGAAACCACAAAAATCTTAATTTGGGAAATAACAGAATCTTTTGAAGAGTTATTGAGCAGTGTTACATTGAAAGAAAAAACACAAAAAAGATTGGATGGAATGAAGTCTCAAATGCATCAGCGTGCTTTTTTGAGTGTTCGAATGCTGATTCAGGAAATGGGCTTTACAGATAAAGATTTACATTATGATGAATTCGGAAAACCTTATTTTGATTGTCATAATTACATTTCAATAACACATTCGTATCATTTTGCGGCAATCATTATAAGTCACGAAACTGTCGGAATCGACATGGAATTGCAGCGTGAAAAAATCCAAAGAATTGCAGATAAATTTACCGATTTTGAATGCAGTTATTTAAAACCAGAATTTACAGAAGAATACATAAAAAAACTTACCGTAATTTGGGGAGCCAAAGAGGCAATCTTTAAAATCAGAAATGAAAAAGGAATAAGTTTTAAGGATCACATTATGGTTGAGGATTTTTCTTTAAATAAACCACAAACTCAGGCAAGTCTTCATTTTGATGATTTGATTAAAGATTTCGATGTTCATTATGAAGAAATAAAATCAGATAATTTTGAAGGGACTTTTACTTTAGTTTATGCTTTCGAGAAGTAG
- the ahcY gene encoding adenosylhomocysteinase encodes MSTTTTPYVAFKVKDISLAAWGRKEIELAEAEMPGLMALRAEYKDEQPLKGARIAGCLHMTIQTAVLIETLIALGAEVTWSSCNIFSTQDQAAAAIAAAGISVYAWKGLDEESFDWCIEQTLFFGEDRKPLNMILDDGGDLTNMVIDRYPELVAGIKGLSEETTTGVHRLYERVKAGTLPMPAININDSVTKSKFDNKYGCKESAVDAVRRATDLMLAGKRVVVCGYGDVGKGTAASFRGAGSIVTVTEIDPICALQAAMDGYEVKKLNTVIANADIIITTTGNKDIVLGEHFEQMKDKTVVCNIGHFDNEIDMAWLNKNHGASKIEIKPQVDKYNINGKDIIILAEGRLVNLGCATGHPSFVMSNSFTNQTLAQIELWNNSAAYKNEVYMLPKHLDEKVAALHLAKLGVELEVLREDQAAYIGVEVQGPFKPEYYRY; translated from the coding sequence ATGAGTACAACGACTACGCCTTATGTGGCTTTCAAAGTAAAAGACATTTCTCTAGCTGCTTGGGGAAGAAAAGAAATTGAACTAGCTGAAGCTGAAATGCCAGGTTTAATGGCACTTCGTGCTGAATACAAAGACGAACAACCTCTTAAAGGTGCACGTATCGCTGGATGTTTACACATGACGATTCAAACTGCTGTTTTGATCGAAACTTTAATTGCTCTTGGTGCAGAAGTTACTTGGTCTTCTTGTAACATTTTCTCTACTCAAGATCAGGCTGCTGCTGCAATTGCTGCTGCTGGAATCTCAGTTTATGCTTGGAAAGGTCTAGACGAAGAATCATTTGACTGGTGTATTGAGCAAACTTTATTCTTTGGTGAAGACAGAAAACCATTAAACATGATTTTGGATGACGGTGGAGATTTAACTAACATGGTTATTGATCGTTACCCAGAATTAGTTGCTGGAATTAAAGGTCTTTCTGAAGAAACTACAACTGGTGTTCACAGACTTTACGAAAGAGTAAAAGCTGGAACTTTACCAATGCCTGCAATCAACATTAACGACTCTGTTACTAAATCTAAATTTGATAACAAATACGGATGTAAAGAATCTGCTGTAGATGCTGTTCGTCGTGCAACTGACTTAATGTTAGCTGGAAAAAGAGTTGTAGTTTGCGGATACGGTGACGTTGGAAAAGGAACTGCTGCTTCTTTCAGAGGTGCTGGTTCTATCGTAACAGTTACTGAAATCGATCCAATTTGTGCTTTACAAGCTGCAATGGACGGTTATGAAGTTAAAAAATTAAACACTGTAATTGCTAATGCTGATATCATTATTACAACTACAGGAAACAAAGATATCGTTCTTGGAGAGCACTTCGAGCAAATGAAAGACAAAACTGTTGTTTGTAACATCGGACACTTCGATAACGAAATTGATATGGCTTGGTTAAACAAAAACCACGGTGCATCTAAAATCGAAATCAAACCTCAGGTTGACAAATACAACATCAACGGAAAAGATATCATTATCTTGGCTGAAGGTCGTCTAGTAAACCTTGGTTGTGCTACAGGTCACCCAAGTTTTGTAATGAGTAACTCATTTACAAACCAAACTTTAGCTCAAATCGAATTATGGAACAACAGCGCAGCTTACAAAAATGAAGTGTACATGTTACCAAAACATTTAGATGAAAAAGTTGCTGCTTTACACTTAGCTAAATTAGGCGTTGAACTTGAAGTTTTAAGAGAAGATCAAGCTGCCTATATTGGTGTTGAAGTTCAAGGTCCATTCAAACCAGAATACTACAGATACTAA
- a CDS encoding multidrug efflux SMR transporter → MKNFLFLFIAIVFEIIATTALKKSQEFTKLIPSIITIIGYCGAFYCLSFAIRTIPVGFAYAIWSGVGIVLITAIGAIFFKEIPDLPAIIGLSLIIIGVVVINVFSKTTAH, encoded by the coding sequence ATGAAGAACTTTTTGTTTTTATTCATAGCAATTGTATTTGAAATCATTGCAACAACAGCATTGAAAAAATCTCAAGAATTTACAAAACTAATTCCAAGTATTATTACGATTATTGGTTATTGTGGAGCTTTTTATTGTTTGAGTTTCGCCATTAGAACCATTCCCGTTGGCTTTGCTTATGCCATTTGGTCTGGAGTTGGTATTGTTTTAATAACTGCAATTGGCGCAATTTTCTTTAAAGAAATTCCAGATTTACCTGCGATTATTGGACTGTCTTTAATTATTATTGGAGTTGTTGTGATTAATGTTTTTTCTAAAACTACGGCGCATTAA
- a CDS encoding GNAT family N-acetyltransferase: MHFRKATVLDLNEIQELFVQTIQSVCKNDYNPDQINAWVSGVKITERWIDVIEKQFVLLAIIEEQIVGYGTLKNNNYIDLFFIHKDFQRQGIAQKIFNELEIEAKNQDSKIITSDVSITAKGFFEKNAFFVKAEQKNIVKGVEIINYKMQKNYK; encoded by the coding sequence ATGCATTTTAGAAAAGCTACCGTTTTAGATTTAAATGAAATACAGGAATTGTTTGTCCAGACTATTCAATCTGTTTGTAAAAACGATTATAATCCTGATCAAATTAATGCTTGGGTTTCTGGAGTAAAAATTACAGAACGCTGGATTGATGTTATCGAAAAACAATTTGTTTTACTCGCCATAATAGAAGAACAGATCGTTGGCTACGGAACTTTGAAAAACAACAATTATATTGATTTATTTTTCATTCACAAAGATTTTCAACGACAAGGAATTGCTCAAAAGATCTTTAACGAATTAGAAATTGAAGCTAAAAATCAAGATTCAAAAATTATAACTTCGGATGTAAGTATAACCGCAAAAGGATTTTTTGAAAAGAACGCATTCTTTGTAAAAGCAGAACAAAAAAACATTGTAAAAGGAGTTGAAATCATCAATTATAAAATGCAAAAGAATTATAAGTAA
- a CDS encoding methylated-DNA--[protein]-cysteine S-methyltransferase codes for MNTQETINYNRIAEAIDYIKANFKEQPNLDEVAEKVHLSPFHFQRLFSDWAGTSPKKFLQYTSLEHAKKLLKENQATISETAYETGLSGTSRLHDLFVNIEGMTPAEYKNGGKNLDINYSFAESPFGNIIVASTQKGVCFMAFAEDEAIGFHDLKNKFPNATFSKKLDLAQQNALFIFQNDWSKLSEIKLHLKGTDFQLKVWETLLKIPMGQLSTYGTIAQQIQKPNASRAVGTAIGSNPVAFLIPCHRVIQSSGIFGGYMWGNTRKTAIIGWEGAQVNSTI; via the coding sequence ATGAACACACAGGAAACCATCAATTATAATCGTATTGCAGAAGCTATCGATTATATAAAAGCGAACTTTAAAGAGCAGCCTAATCTTGATGAAGTGGCGGAGAAAGTGCATTTGAGTCCGTTTCACTTTCAGAGGCTTTTTAGCGATTGGGCAGGAACAAGTCCGAAGAAATTTTTGCAATATACAAGTTTGGAACACGCCAAAAAATTACTCAAAGAAAATCAAGCCACCATTTCTGAAACAGCTTACGAAACTGGACTTTCAGGAACAAGCCGTCTCCATGATTTATTTGTAAATATTGAAGGAATGACGCCAGCAGAATATAAAAATGGAGGTAAAAATCTGGACATAAATTACAGTTTTGCTGAAAGTCCGTTTGGGAATATTATTGTGGCTTCGACTCAAAAAGGAGTTTGTTTTATGGCTTTCGCCGAAGATGAAGCGATCGGATTTCATGATTTAAAAAATAAATTTCCGAATGCAACTTTTTCTAAAAAATTAGATTTAGCGCAACAAAATGCATTATTTATTTTCCAAAATGATTGGAGTAAATTATCTGAAATTAAACTTCACTTAAAAGGAACCGATTTTCAATTGAAAGTTTGGGAAACGCTTTTAAAAATTCCGATGGGACAACTTTCTACTTACGGAACAATTGCTCAGCAAATTCAAAAACCAAATGCATCCCGCGCCGTTGGAACTGCAATTGGAAGTAATCCCGTTGCATTTCTTATTCCTTGTCATCGCGTAATTCAATCTTCAGGAATTTTCGGCGGTTACATGTGGGGAAATACCCGAAAAACGGCAATTATTGGCTGGGAAGGCGCACAGGTAAATTCAACAATCTAA
- a CDS encoding 2OG-Fe(II) oxygenase, whose protein sequence is MQNIQTIIASQNWESITESMHENGFAIISNVLNNEQCEDLKFDYDNPNLYRKTVVMERYRFGLGEYKYFNYPLPDLIQNIRTSIYPKLALIANSWMKVLNINTVFPETHSELLKQCHDNNQLKATVLILKYGESGFNTLHQDLYGDVYFPIQIVLFLNEPDEDFTGGEFVLTQQTPRAQSKAIVLKPKKGDILVFTTNFRPVKSTKGYYRANIKHGVSEVHSGERYTLGIIFHDALN, encoded by the coding sequence ATGCAAAATATACAAACAATAATTGCTTCTCAAAATTGGGAAAGCATCACCGAATCTATGCACGAAAATGGCTTTGCTATTATTTCGAATGTCTTGAATAATGAACAATGCGAAGATTTAAAATTCGATTATGACAATCCAAATCTATATCGAAAAACAGTTGTTATGGAACGCTATAGATTTGGATTAGGCGAATACAAATATTTCAATTATCCGCTTCCAGATTTAATCCAAAATATTCGAACTTCGATTTATCCAAAACTCGCTCTGATTGCCAATTCATGGATGAAAGTTTTGAATATAAATACAGTTTTTCCAGAAACGCATTCAGAATTATTGAAACAATGTCATGATAATAATCAATTGAAAGCGACAGTTTTAATCTTAAAATATGGCGAAAGCGGCTTCAATACTTTACATCAAGATTTGTATGGCGATGTTTATTTTCCAATTCAAATTGTTCTTTTTCTTAATGAACCAGATGAGGATTTTACTGGAGGCGAATTTGTTTTAACACAGCAAACGCCCAGAGCACAATCAAAAGCTATTGTTTTGAAACCTAAAAAAGGAGATATTTTGGTTTTTACAACCAATTTCAGACCAGTAAAAAGCACAAAAGGATATTATCGTGCCAATATTAAACACGGCGTGAGTGAAGTTCATTCTGGTGAAAGATATACGTTAGGAATTATTTTTCATGATGCGTTAAATTAG
- a CDS encoding Ada metal-binding domain-containing protein: protein MIKHFEITDSELRNKIKNAEICFGGNQKLKIYGTLKCSSGKRMKRENRVFFFSEIEAKENGFRPCGHCMKTEYQNWKNGLI from the coding sequence ATGATTAAACATTTTGAAATAACCGATTCAGAACTTCGAAATAAAATTAAAAATGCGGAGATTTGTTTCGGTGGAAACCAAAAACTAAAAATCTATGGAACTTTAAAATGTTCTTCGGGAAAAAGAATGAAACGCGAAAATCGGGTTTTCTTTTTTTCTGAAATTGAAGCCAAAGAAAACGGCTTTAGACCTTGCGGACATTGCATGAAAACCGAATATCAAAACTGGAAAAATGGACTTATTTAA
- a CDS encoding alpha-ketoglutarate-dependent dioxygenase AlkB, giving the protein MDLFNPQTDENTNLLPKDGTVNYYGKLFSREESDFYRDILLNTIEWKNDEAIIFGKLILTKRKVAWYGDQEFEYTYSNTTKKALPWTKELLELKKIIEEKTGETFNSCLLNLYHSGEEGMAWHSDAEKDLKKNGAIGSVSFGAERKFAFKHKESKETVSLILEHGSLLVMKDETQSHWLHRLPPTKTTQKPRVNLTFRTIIR; this is encoded by the coding sequence ATGGACTTATTTAATCCACAAACAGACGAAAATACTAATTTGCTTCCGAAAGATGGAACTGTGAATTATTATGGAAAATTATTTTCGAGAGAAGAGTCAGATTTCTATCGCGATATTTTATTAAATACAATTGAATGGAAAAATGACGAAGCGATTATTTTTGGAAAATTGATTTTAACTAAACGAAAAGTAGCTTGGTACGGCGATCAGGAATTTGAGTATACTTATTCAAATACAACAAAAAAGGCTTTGCCCTGGACGAAAGAACTTTTAGAATTAAAGAAAATCATTGAAGAAAAAACAGGCGAAACTTTTAATTCTTGTCTGTTGAATTTATATCATTCTGGAGAAGAAGGAATGGCGTGGCACAGCGATGCCGAAAAAGATTTGAAGAAAAATGGTGCGATTGGATCTGTAAGTTTTGGCGCCGAGCGTAAGTTTGCTTTCAAACATAAAGAATCAAAAGAAACGGTTTCTTTGATTTTAGAACACGGCAGTTTATTGGTTATGAAAGATGAAACGCAGTCGCATTGGCTACATCGACTTCCGCCAACAAAAACTACTCAAAAACCGAGAGTTAATTTAACTTTTAGAACAATTATAAGATAG